The genomic region ACAAAATCCCATGTTAAGCGGATTACCAAAGACAACTAATATAACTGCGAAAAGACCAACCACCAGACCTGCGGCCCAGATCAATAAATTTTCTCTTTTCATGCTATGCCTCCTTTCCCTCGATTAAGAGATGAAACTCATCTCCTTTTTGCTTTACGTTTACGGAGTAACCTTTGCTTCTCGCCAACCTACTGACATTCTCCACCGATACAGCACTGTCAATTAACACAACAATTGGTTCATTTGGATTTTCTTCTATTGCCTTTTTAGTTTTAACAACGGGCAGTGGGCAAGAAAGACCTCTGACATCAACCTCAATTGTCATATTATCACCTCCTCTATCTTGATATCTAAGGCCGTCGTGAATCTTATCTTGAAGAATTGAAACTATTAGAATTTCTTATTGAAATGAAGTTAATAATAAATATTTTAATAATAAATACTTATTAAATTAATAATTTTTTTAAATAATTCGACACGTACTGGGTGAATCCTCCATAAACCTAGAAGATTTTTCTGGTGAGATAAAAAATCGCGAGGTCAAAGCTCACCCCGCGAGACTTAAATTAATCCCAGCTCAACAACCTCTTTCTCACTTTCGCGCGAAATCGAGAATGTTAAGATTTGGGATTTTTATTTAATGGCTTTTTGAGGAGTGCTTATACAAGCGAACTAGCTAACTGGCAAAAAGCGAACGAGCAAAAGCGAACGAGGCTAATGGTTTGCCCTAATTATGGGAAAGATCTATTCCTATCCTTTGAAAATCCTTTCTAATAAGTTCAAAGGCTTCAAATTTGTTCTTTTTCATTAAGCTCACCGCATAATCACAATCGGGATTTGTCTCAGAGATTTCAACCAGCTTGTCTCCCACACGGAACTTAAGTCCTCTTCTCACCTCCAGCCAAACCTTCGCCTGAGCTTGGTAGCACTGGTATTCCTGGGATATGGAATCATCTTCGAAGAATGAATCCAGTTGCGCATGTCTGCCCTCATGAGCAATAATTGCTGCTAAAACCGTTGTTGGTGCCTCCCTATAACCATTGCTTATAACTATGGTGCCACTTTTAATGAAAGGTATAGCTGATCTATACTCCGCTGCAGCAAAAGCTATCCTTGGTTTACTGAAAATTATCCTTATCCCTCTCTTTTGTATGGTCTCTGCGATCTCCCCTCCCGTCTCACTTCCCTTGAGAATAATGAAACTTTCCCTCAATTTTTCATCCTTGATGGTTTCTGTAAGCCAGCGATAATCAAGGTCAGTTAGGGAAGAAGTGGAATAGGAAACCGGATTTAAATTGGAAGAGATGCCGATCCCCGCCTGCCCGTGGGGAAGGCGAGCCGAAGGTTTGGTGACGATGCCTATGTGGGTGGTTTTAAACCAAGGTGATTGAGTAATTAGTAAAACAACGACAACGACGAGTGCTAATTTCTTTAACATCCAGCTTGTCCTCCTCCGGCTTCGCCCGGTCCCGCCGGACTACCGTAGATGGACAAGCCCCTCTTTTAGCACTTTAATCTGGTCAACTTCGGCAGCCCGGCTACCCCATTGGGACCCGTAGCTTTGCGTCCCCCACTCTCGTGAGGTTTGCCTTTGTCGGTTGCCCGCCTGCCAACGTCAAGCCGTAGGCATTGACGAGCAGGTCCACTACTTATATCGACAGGATATGTCAAAGACCTTAGAAGAAGTTAGTTTCGGGTTGCAGGTTCGAGTTGCGCGTTACGAGTTCGGATCGCGGATTGGAGGAGGACAAAAAGTAGCGCGGGAGTTCATCTCCCGCACTCTTTGGGCGGGGATAAACCCCGCCCCTACAACAACAGACCTAAAGGTCTGTTTCTAAAACG from Actinomycetota bacterium harbors:
- a CDS encoding sulfurtransferase TusA family protein, yielding MTIEVDVRGLSCPLPVVKTKKAIEENPNEPIVVLIDSAVSVENVSRLARSKGYSVNVKQKGDEFHLLIEGKEA